One Natrinema longum genomic window carries:
- a CDS encoding DUF4157 domain-containing protein: MDSESESAASGASLKQEEAEQRYNRDITSHDQLLHLQRLEERHGQQFQQWVDEGIPREAMGDPEAMAQYRQEGGATATASADSAAVQRSSSAPASGASDGAQAAVQQVLEKSGHPIDPDLTTQLNERMDADFWDVRIHTGSEAAAACDAIDARAFTCGSDIVFNSGEYEPDSPEGQYLLAHELAHVKQQNGGAEVSMMPQEEAELEIDPDPRLEREADDAATNALEDGPVVVNRKGIDTHIQRSAKGDGMLYEAVEDLQNQVEGLENRQSQIMETMLEATPGAPEGFDLKGAAAKGVAGFAAGASVGSILGPGAAITGAGGAFIGMASAVAGDVAKETVGTLADGRPGGKAEMIEDMYLDMAKMYEEFIEERKDHADSSEGVLNMGEVTQ, from the coding sequence ATGGACTCCGAGAGCGAGTCCGCCGCCAGCGGGGCTAGCCTCAAGCAGGAAGAGGCCGAGCAACGGTACAACCGTGACATCACCAGCCACGATCAACTGCTTCACCTCCAGCGCCTAGAGGAACGCCACGGCCAGCAGTTCCAGCAGTGGGTCGACGAGGGAATCCCTCGAGAGGCGATGGGCGACCCCGAGGCAATGGCCCAGTACCGGCAGGAAGGTGGCGCGACTGCAACGGCTAGCGCAGATAGCGCGGCTGTGCAACGGAGCTCGAGCGCCCCCGCGTCGGGAGCCTCGGATGGTGCTCAGGCTGCAGTGCAGCAGGTTCTCGAGAAATCGGGCCACCCGATCGATCCCGACCTGACCACGCAACTCAACGAGCGGATGGATGCTGACTTCTGGGACGTGCGGATTCACACGGGCTCGGAAGCGGCGGCGGCCTGTGACGCGATCGACGCTCGAGCCTTCACGTGTGGGTCTGACATCGTGTTCAACTCCGGCGAGTACGAGCCCGATTCGCCCGAGGGCCAGTATCTGCTTGCGCACGAACTCGCCCACGTCAAACAGCAAAACGGCGGGGCCGAGGTCAGCATGATGCCGCAGGAAGAGGCCGAGTTGGAGATCGATCCTGATCCGCGACTCGAGCGGGAGGCCGACGACGCAGCGACGAACGCGCTCGAAGACGGGCCTGTCGTGGTCAACCGAAAGGGGATAGACACGCATATCCAGCGGTCTGCCAAGGGCGACGGAATGTTGTACGAAGCCGTCGAAGACCTACAAAATCAGGTCGAGGGGTTGGAAAATCGCCAATCACAAATCATGGAAACGATGCTTGAAGCAACCCCAGGTGCTCCCGAAGGCTTTGATCTGAAGGGTGCTGCGGCCAAGGGAGTGGCTGGCTTTGCGGCTGGCGCATCTGTGGGATCAATTTTGGGCCCCGGCGCAGCCATAACTGGAGCCGGAGGCGCATTCATTGGCATGGCGAGTGCAGTAGCTGGAGACGTTGCCAAGGAAACCGTTGGCACCCTGGCGGACGGTCGTCCCGGTGGAAAAGCCGAGATGATCGAGGATATGTACCTCGACATGGCCAAAATGTACGAGGAATTCATTGAGGAAAGGAAAGATCACGCCGACAGCTCAGAGGGTGTGTTGAATATGGGTGAGGTTACACAATGA